The following DNA comes from Halalkaliarchaeum sp. AArc-CO.
CGTACACCGACGAGGAGCAGGGCAAACTGTGGAAGCTCCGGAAGGCGGCGATCCCGCTTTTGATGAGTCTCGAAGGGGATCCGAAGCCGTACCCGTTCATCGAAGACGCCACCGTCCCGCCGGCGGAGCTCGCGGAGTACGTCCAGGGGTTCCAGGAGATCCTCGAGGACCACGGTACCTCGGCGGCGTACTTCGCTCACGCCGGCTCCGGAACACTCCACATTCGACCGATTCTCAACCTCAAGGAGGAGGCGGGCGTCGAGAAGATGCACTCCATTGCCGACGACGTCACCGACCTCGTGCTGGAGCACAACGGAGCGTTCTCGGGCGAACACGGCGACGGCCTCGCCCGGACGGAGTTCAACCCCAAGATGTACGGGGAGGAGCTGTGGACGGCGTTCCAGGAGGTCAAAAGCGCCGCCGATCCCGAGTGGCGGATGAATCCCGGCAAGGTAGTGTACGTCGACGACGAAACTGCCACGGAGCGTGGCTATCCGGACTCGGCGGCGTCGACGGACATGCGGGAGGACCTCAGGTATGGGCCAGAATACAGGAGCCTAGAGCCGCAGACGACGCTGGACTTCGAGGACGACGGCGGCTTTTCACACCTCGTCGAGTTGTGCAACGGCTGTGGGACCTGCCGCGAGACCGAATCGGACGTGATGTGTCCGACATACCGCGCTTCCAGAGAAGAGATCCAGTCAACCCGCGGACGGGCGAACCTGCTTCGGGCGGCGATCTCCGGGGAACTCTCCGAAGAGGAGATCCACTCCGATAGGTTCCAGGAGGAGGTGCTCAAGCTCTGTATCGGCTGCAAGGGATGTAAAAGCGACTGCCCGACCGGCGTCGACATGGCGAAACTGAAGACCGAGCTGAAACACCAGCACCACGAACAGGACGGCTCCGATCTCCGCGAGCGGCTGTTCCGTGACATCGACAGGTGGTCCCAGCTGGGAAGTCAGTTTGCACCACTCGTGAACCTGGGACAGAAGCTTCCGGGATCCCGGAGGGTCCTGTCGAAAGCGCTCGGCATCGCCCCCGACCGCGAGCTGCCGACGTTCAAAAGCGAAAGCCTCGAGGACTGGTTCGAATCCCGCGGCGGCTGTCGCGTGCCGGAGTCGGAAGCGACCGATCGCGTCGTCCTGTTCCCGGACACGTACACCAACTACAGCGCTCCGTCGGCCGGAAAGGCCGCAGTCGAGGTACTCGAGACCGCCGGCGTTCACGTCGAAATGCCCGACGGGCTCTCGGCATCCGGGCGGGCGGCGTTCTCGCAGGGATTCCTCGATGAGGTGTGCGAGCGGGCGGAAACCAACGTGAATCGACTCGCCCCGTACGTCGAGGACAGCCGATCGGTGGTTTTCACCGAGCCCTCCGACGCCGTGATGTTCCAGGACGAGTACCTCGATCTGCTTTCCGGCCCCGAAGTCGAGGCGGTCTCGGCCGCCTCGTATGGCGTCCTCGAGTATCTGGATGTCGCGCGGATCGACGAACGGCTCTCCTTCGACGCGCCCGACGAGCATCTCACCTACCACGGTCACTGCAACCAGAAGGCGACGAACAAGGACCACCACGCGGTGGGCGTCCTGCGCCGCGCCGGCTACGAAGTGGACCCGCTCGACTCCGGGTGCTGTGGGATGGCAGGCTCTTTCGGCTACGAGAAGGAGCATTACGACCTCTCGAAGGCGATCGGACGGATCCTTTTCGGACAGGTCGAGGAGAGCCCGGGCGACGAGGTCACCGCGCCGGGCGCGTCGTGTCGCTCCCAACTCGGCGATCGGCCCGGGGCCGATCACCCGCCCCACCCGATCGAGAAGGTCGCCAGGGCGGCGACGGGGCCGGCCGAACCCGCGGACTGATCGGCTATCGAACCGCCTGGAGAACTCGTTCCGCGAGGATTTCGTACTGTTCGAGGCCGACGTCCTTTTCGACGTAGTCGGTGACGTCGTCCAGGATCGCCCGCTTTGCCACCTCCTCGCTCCCCTGGCCCGTATAAAGGATGAACGGAAGCTCCGGATAGCGCTCGCGGGCCTCCTTCAGGAACTCGATCCCGTCCATCCCCGGCATCTGGTAGTCGCTGACGATACAGTCGACTCCCGGATCACCGTCCGCCCCGTCCGAGAGGACGTCCAGTCCTCCTGCGGCGCTGGACACGGACGTGGTCGAAAACCGGTCGGACTGCTGTTTCAAGAACAGCTCCGCCATCTCCAGGTCGTGTGGATCATCGTCGACCAGGAGGAGTTCGATCGTTCCCTCCCGCTCCGAGGCGTATCCGATCGCGTCGGTCGACAGTAGATCCGCCCGGAGGTATCGTCCGAAGAGATTGAGACTCCGGAACGACGGCATGCTGACGCTCGTTTTGGTGACTCGCCCGTCGGTTTCGGCGTAGATGACGACGACCGGTTTCCGATCGTTCCCGTCGAAGATGTCTGCCGGCGTTTTGAACTCGGTGACGTCGTCCCTGCGGATGACGATCGGCTCGTCCTCGTCGCGTTCCAGCCGGATCGTGGAGGCAGTGACGACCAACCGGAACGCTCGGGATCGGGATTCCGATTCGCCGACGCTGTGGCGGTGCTTGGCGACGACTTCGGTCCCGTTTAGCAACTGCTGATAGAGGAGTCGCTGGAACTTGACCAGCGTCTCCACGTCGGCGCTAAGCGAGGCGGTGGCCCGGCGTCCCTCCGCCCGAAACGCGAGCGTGACGGTTCCGGTCGTGCCCGCGTCGGTTCGGGGCGAGACTCCCTGTACGATGTCGAAGACGTCCGAGAGGGGGATCGCCCGTTTCGTCCCGTCGGCGGCGAACCCGATCTTCTCGTCTGTCACGACGACCCGGGCTCGGCCGGCCGCCTCTTCCCCCCAGTTGCTCAGTTCGACATCGGCCCGGAAGTCCGCGACGATAGATCCTGTCAACGTAATCGGGACTCTACGACCGAGAATAATGAGTGTTTCTCCATTCGAGCCGAGAGACCAGCAACCGGACGGACGGTGCAAATCTGTCAGCGGAACCAAAAGTTATTGGAGACGGCTCCGCGTATCGGATCGATATGACTTCGCCGGTCCGCGTGTTGTACGTCGGAAACGACGGGGAGGGACGCTCCGTGGTCGAGAGGTCCCTCGAGGGAGTAGATTCGGAGATCGAAATCCGCGAGGAACCCGACGCGGAATCGGCGCTCTCTCGCCTGGTCGGTGGTTCCGGTACCGTCGACTGCGTCGTCAGCGCCTACCACCTGCCGGGCATCGACGGGATCGAGTTCCGTCGGGAACTGGACCGGCGATCCCCGGCAGCGTCCGTTCCGTTCGTCTTGCTCGTCGCTGACGGATCCGAGGGGATCGCCGCGGAGGCGCTCAACGCCGGTGTGACGGGGTACGTCCGACGGGACGCTCCGGGTTCAGTTCGTCGTCTCGAAGGGTGTTTCCGACGCGAAGTCGGCTCCGTTCGGCCGACCGACGATCGCGACGCGGTAGAGCCCTTCGGCGACTGTCGCGCCCAACTCCAGTGGGAGCAGGAACGCATCGAAGAGATCAGGCGGGTCGTTTCCCACGACCTCCGGAGCCCGCTGAACGTCGCGAAGGGGTATCTCCAGCACGTGTCGGACGGAACTGGCAGTCTCGGCGAGAGTGACGGGAAACACGACGAGTCGATTCGGCGGGCGATCGCAGCACTGGATCGTCTCGAATCGTTTTTCGACGACCTGAACGCGCTCGTCCGGCAGGGGACGCCGGTCGAGAACGCCGAACATCTGGATCTGGCGTCGGTCGCCCGATCGGCCTGGGAGGAAACCGACGACTGGGCGAGGATCGACGAGGGCACCGAATCTCCGGGGGCAACCCTCCACACATCCGGGGGGCTCGCCGAACTGGAGGCCGTCGTTGCCGACCCCGAGCGCCTCCGTGGGCTGTTCCGGGAACTGTATCAAAATGCGATCGAACACGGCGATCCGCCGGTGACGATCGAGATCGGCGTACTCCCCGACGGATTTTACGTCGCGGACGACGGGACGGGGATCCCCGAAAACAGGCGGGATGACGTGCTTGAGGCGGGGGTGTCCGATCGCCGGAAACAGACGGGATTCGGGCTGGCGGCGGTGCGACACATCGCGACCGCTCACGGGTGGGAACTGTCGGTCACAGAGAGTGCAACCGGTGGAGCACGATTCGAGTTACGGGGCGTCACCCGGGAGGGAAAAAGCGACGGTCCCGGAGAACCGAGGTAGGCCATGGCTTCTCAGGATCTCGCGATCGAAGTCGACGGGCGCGAACTCGCTGCCGGCTGGATCGACGACACACCGGAGACGCGGTCGGCGATCGCCGACGCGCTTCCGGTGTCCGGCGACGCTGCCCGATGGGGCGACGAATTGTACTTCGAGATTCCGGTGGAGGTTCCCGCCGAAAACGCCCGAGCGCAGGTGCCGGTCGGCGCGGTGGCCTACTGGCCGCAGGGGAACGCACTGTGTCTGTTCTGGGGGCCGACCCCCGCGAGCGACGGTTCCCAGCCGCGGGCCGCCTCGCCGGTGAACGTTGTCGCCGAACTCGAGGACGTGTCGCCGCTGACCGATCTGGAGGGCGGCGCAACGGTGCGGGTCGACCTAGTCGAGTGAGTCCCAGTCGAAGCGATCGACTGATTTTCGTTGCTCACGCCTGCTCCCAGGAGAGGTCGATCGGGAGGTCCGCTCGGAGAAGCTCCGCCACGTGGCAGGTTCGCTCGCCGACCGTCACGATGCGTTCGAGGACGGCCTCCTCGAGAGACTGGTCGCCCGGGTCGAGGTGCACCTGGAGGGCTATCGACTCGACGGAGCCGTCAGTGGGGGTCGCGGCGGCGTCGACGGAGACGCCGGCGAGTTCGACGTTCCGGATGTCTGCCTGGACGGCGATCGAGACGGCGAGACACGAGGCGAGTCCCCCGAGGAACAGATCGACAGGCGAGGGGGCGGTCCCTCCGTCGAGGTCGTCGCCGGAGTCGATCCGCCAGGCGAACGACCCAGCCGTCACCGTTCCCGCGTAGTCGGAGTCGACGTCGGCGGTGACGGCTCTCTCGGGGACGGTCGGTTCCTCCTTCGACCCGACGATCGCGAGCGCCGAGCCAGGACCTGCCGATTCGTCCTCGCTCAGGAGGCGATGGGTGAGGGTCCCGTCGACGGGTGCGGTGATCGTGCGTTCGGTTCCGTCGATCGCGAGGTCGACGATCGGATCGCCCGCCGAAAGGGAGTCGCCGACGGCAGCGACCCATTCGCGTACCGTCGCGGGCGTTCCGTCTGTAGGCGGGATCTCGACGAGGTGAGCCATGATCGGTCCTACGGCGGACGTGGTGAGAAGCTGTCGAAACCGGAGGAAACCGCGTCGGTTCCGGAGATGGCGGGACCCCGCAACCGAAGCTTAAGTCGCCTCCGCGTCGGATAGCGTACGTGGAGGAAACGACGCGAACGAGGATTCGGGAGGTGGTCGACGGCGAGATCGACGCCGTTCGGGAACTCGACGGGGGGATGATCGGCGTCGTCGAGCGCGTCGACCTCGCGGACGGCCGGACGCTGGTCGCCAAGACGGGCGAGACGCCGCTGTCGGTGGAGGGTCGAATGCTCTCGTATTTGCGTGATCGCGGGCTTCCGGTGCCGACCGTTCACCACGCGAACGACGAGCTCCTCCTCATGGATTTCATCGAGGGCTGTTCCCGGCTGTCGCCGGCGATCGAGCGTGACGCCGCCGAGCGACTGGCGGCGCTACACGACCACGGAGCCCGCGGGTTCGGGTTCCCGTTCGACACGCTAACCGGCCCGGTCGAACAGCCGAATCCCTGGACCGACGACTGGGCGCGCTTTTATATTCGTCACCGGGTGGGGCACGTGCTGGAACTGTCACGGGAGGCCGGGACGATCGACGACGCCCTGGCCAATCGCGTCGAGGCTGCCGTCGATGTGGCCGCAGCTGCAATCGACCGGCCCGTCGATCCGGGGTTGATTCACGGCGACGTCTGGCGGACGAACCTGCTCGCGAGCGACGGTCAACTCGTCGCGTTCCTGGACCCGGCCTGCTACTACGCGGATCCGGAAATCGAACTCGCGTACGCGGACTGGACCGGGACGTTCGGGGAGGCGTTCTTCGATCGATACGACGAGGTGCGCGGCATCGACCCGGGGTTCTTCGAGCGTCGTCGGTTCGTCTATCGGCTCTATCCGCTTTTGGTTCACGTCCACCTGTTCGGGGCGTCGTATCAGTCAGAGCTGGGCGAGACGCTCCAACGGATACACGGGATGGACGACCGGACGTGAGTTTTTAACCCGTTCGGCGGATAGGTTTCCCCGGCCGATGAC
Coding sequences within:
- a CDS encoding CheF family chemotaxis protein, which gives rise to MTGSIVADFRADVELSNWGEEAAGRARVVVTDEKIGFAADGTKRAIPLSDVFDIVQGVSPRTDAGTTGTVTLAFRAEGRRATASLSADVETLVKFQRLLYQQLLNGTEVVAKHRHSVGESESRSRAFRLVVTASTIRLERDEDEPIVIRRDDVTEFKTPADIFDGNDRKPVVVIYAETDGRVTKTSVSMPSFRSLNLFGRYLRADLLSTDAIGYASEREGTIELLLVDDDPHDLEMAELFLKQQSDRFSTTSVSSAAGGLDVLSDGADGDPGVDCIVSDYQMPGMDGIEFLKEARERYPELPFILYTGQGSEEVAKRAILDDVTDYVEKDVGLEQYEILAERVLQAVR
- a CDS encoding ATP-binding protein translates to MTSPVRVLYVGNDGEGRSVVERSLEGVDSEIEIREEPDAESALSRLVGGSGTVDCVVSAYHLPGIDGIEFRRELDRRSPAASVPFVLLVADGSEGIAAEALNAGVTGYVRRDAPGSVRRLEGCFRREVGSVRPTDDRDAVEPFGDCRAQLQWEQERIEEIRRVVSHDLRSPLNVAKGYLQHVSDGTGSLGESDGKHDESIRRAIAALDRLESFFDDLNALVRQGTPVENAEHLDLASVARSAWEETDDWARIDEGTESPGATLHTSGGLAELEAVVADPERLRGLFRELYQNAIEHGDPPVTIEIGVLPDGFYVADDGTGIPENRRDDVLEAGVSDRRKQTGFGLAAVRHIATAHGWELSVTESATGGARFELRGVTREGKSDGPGEPR
- a CDS encoding cyclophilin-like fold protein, whose product is MASQDLAIEVDGRELAAGWIDDTPETRSAIADALPVSGDAARWGDELYFEIPVEVPAENARAQVPVGAVAYWPQGNALCLFWGPTPASDGSQPRAASPVNVVAELEDVSPLTDLEGGATVRVDLVE
- a CDS encoding OsmC family protein, which encodes MAHLVEIPPTDGTPATVREWVAAVGDSLSAGDPIVDLAIDGTERTITAPVDGTLTHRLLSEDESAGPGSALAIVGSKEEPTVPERAVTADVDSDYAGTVTAGSFAWRIDSGDDLDGGTAPSPVDLFLGGLASCLAVSIAVQADIRNVELAGVSVDAAATPTDGSVESIALQVHLDPGDQSLEEAVLERIVTVGERTCHVAELLRADLPIDLSWEQA
- a CDS encoding FAD-binding and (Fe-S)-binding domain-containing protein, which encodes MAVDDTQTKAGDRASSGTEWDDLDTSSAALGHDRPDVPAYRRLASDLRDRVAGDVAFDEYAQVLYASDGSIYEARPAGVVVPKSIDDVQITLEVAAEHEVPVLPRGAGSSLGGQTVGPGCVVLDFTQYMDEIVEIDPENRRAVVEAGVVQDRLDDRLDAHGLKFAPDPASSGRATVVGGIGNNSTGAHSVRYGITDAYTEELDVVLADGSLIHTREVVLDSPEWEGVTDGEDLEAELYRTVRREVEENREEIDARYPDLKRCVSGYNLNKVIYENDDGEEVINLSKLFVGSEGTLGVIVRAEVSLVTRPEETALALYCFDDLVDAMKAVPEALEFPVSAVELMDQEVFRLASESEEFAQYAEPIPEGATAALMLEWDSELVDDFEAAVADTTAHFVDEGDAFDVLEAYTDEEQGKLWKLRKAAIPLLMSLEGDPKPYPFIEDATVPPAELAEYVQGFQEILEDHGTSAAYFAHAGSGTLHIRPILNLKEEAGVEKMHSIADDVTDLVLEHNGAFSGEHGDGLARTEFNPKMYGEELWTAFQEVKSAADPEWRMNPGKVVYVDDETATERGYPDSAASTDMREDLRYGPEYRSLEPQTTLDFEDDGGFSHLVELCNGCGTCRETESDVMCPTYRASREEIQSTRGRANLLRAAISGELSEEEIHSDRFQEEVLKLCIGCKGCKSDCPTGVDMAKLKTELKHQHHEQDGSDLRERLFRDIDRWSQLGSQFAPLVNLGQKLPGSRRVLSKALGIAPDRELPTFKSESLEDWFESRGGCRVPESEATDRVVLFPDTYTNYSAPSAGKAAVEVLETAGVHVEMPDGLSASGRAAFSQGFLDEVCERAETNVNRLAPYVEDSRSVVFTEPSDAVMFQDEYLDLLSGPEVEAVSAASYGVLEYLDVARIDERLSFDAPDEHLTYHGHCNQKATNKDHHAVGVLRRAGYEVDPLDSGCCGMAGSFGYEKEHYDLSKAIGRILFGQVEESPGDEVTAPGASCRSQLGDRPGADHPPHPIEKVARAATGPAEPAD
- a CDS encoding fructosamine kinase family protein; protein product: MEETTRTRIREVVDGEIDAVRELDGGMIGVVERVDLADGRTLVAKTGETPLSVEGRMLSYLRDRGLPVPTVHHANDELLLMDFIEGCSRLSPAIERDAAERLAALHDHGARGFGFPFDTLTGPVEQPNPWTDDWARFYIRHRVGHVLELSREAGTIDDALANRVEAAVDVAAAAIDRPVDPGLIHGDVWRTNLLASDGQLVAFLDPACYYADPEIELAYADWTGTFGEAFFDRYDEVRGIDPGFFERRRFVYRLYPLLVHVHLFGASYQSELGETLQRIHGMDDRT